A single region of the Pyricularia oryzae 70-15 chromosome 4, whole genome shotgun sequence genome encodes:
- a CDS encoding chitin synthase export chaperone, translating into MPGFGDFTSLCQMAPLPLCSNVGKVNNIIGIEPNCYARSIELANTIIFQGAASAMHIVALCMTVVMVLHVRGKFTAVGRKEILNFFYFYMLLTFISLCVDAGVVPPGSGPYPYFVSVQNGLTSSLVTCLLINGFVGFQLYEDGTPLSLWMMRICSIVAFAITFLVSLATFKSWVGLSPSNTIGLFVVLYLLNAVQLFVYVVLQVMLVVRTLHERWPLGDIAFGVFFFVLGQVILYALSTPICEAVSHYMDGLFFATTCNLLGVMMVYKYWDSITKEDLEFSVGTRMNNWEVKELLPEEDRRQTIYTEDPYGQSSGYDHPYSPNTAARPYSKY; encoded by the exons ATGCCTGGATTCGGAGACTTCACGAGCCTGTGCCAAATGGCACCGTTGCCGCTATGTTCAAACGTCGGCAAAGTCAACAATATAATCGGGATTGAGCCCAACTGCTACGCACGCAGCATTGAGTTGGCAAACACAATCATCTTCCAGGGTGCGGCAAGCGCCATGCACATTGTTGCGCTCTGCATGACCGTTGTCATGGTTCTGCACGTCCGTGGAAAGTTTACTGCTGTTG GCCGAAAGGAGATTCTTAACTTCTTTTACTTTTACATGCTTCTGACTTTTATCTCGCTCTGTGTCGATGCTGGTGTGGTGCCACCCGGCTCAGGGCCGTACCCGTACTTCGTCTCGGTCCAGAACGGTCTCACATCGTCGCTTGTTACATGCCTGCTGATCAACGGTTTTGTTGGGTTCCAACTGTACGAGGATGGCACGCCGTTGTCGTTGTGGATGATGCGCATCTGCTCGATCGTTGCTTTTGCCATCACCTTTCTCGTGTCTCTCGCGACATTCAAGAGCTGGGTTGGCCTGAGCCCCTCCAACACCATCGGCTTGTTCGTGGTTTTGTATCTCCTCAATGCCGTGCAACTCTTTGTCTACGTCGTACTGCAGGTTATGCTCGTGGTGCGCACTCTCCATGAACGCTGGCCTCTTGGAGACATCGCTTTTGGCGTCTTCTTCTTCGTTCTCGGACAGGTCATCCTATATGCATTGAGCACGCCTATATGTGAGGCTGTCAGCCACTACATGGATGGATTATTCTTCGCCACGACTTGCAACTTGTTGGGTGTTATGATGGTTTACAAG TACTGGGATTCTATCACGAAGGAAGACCTTGAGTTCTCAGTTGGAACTAGAATGAACAACTGGGAGGTTAAGGAACTACTGCCCGAGGAGGACAGGAGACAGACCATCTACACCGAAGACCCATACGGCCAATCTAGTGGGTATGACCACCCTTACTCGCCAAACACAGCGGCGCGcccttattcgaaatactag